Proteins encoded together in one Impatiens glandulifera chromosome 1, dImpGla2.1, whole genome shotgun sequence window:
- the LOC124920170 gene encoding aspartic proteinase 36-like — translation MPANIRPLFKILAFLAAVFPPANAAGITGTILTLERAFPANHNVGLEKLIARDQARHARILQGVSGGIVDFSVTGNSDPNLAGLYLTKVKLGSPPREFNVQIDTGSDVLWVNCNSCSDCPSSTQLGIELNLFNPANSYTSSLISCSDTLCSSMVHTTAAQCFTESNQCGYSFRYGDGSGTSGFYLQDLLYFDTIMGTSLMENSSAPIIFGCSTSVSGDLTKEDRAIDGIFGFGQQDLSVMTQLSSRGITPRIFSHCLRGEGDGGGILVLGEILDSRIVYTPLVPSQPHYNLYLESISINGQPLPIDQAVFETSYDRGTIVDSGTTLSYLVAEAYDLFISAVNDVISQYATLVISKGNQCYKLSDSGIDMFPRVAFNFAGGVSMVLTPKDYLLNYGPIDGVPSMCIGFQKAQGQDITILGDLVLKDKIIVYDLARQQLGWADYDCSMSVNVSITSGKDEFVSAGELTVNASSPGKIKTWIISFIMQAILIFASTVK, via the exons ATGCCAGCAAACATCAGACCCTTGTTCAAAATATTAGCTTTCCTTGCCGCCGTTTTCCCGCCTGCAAACGCCGCCGGAATCACAGGGACGATTCTCACTCTAGAGAGAGCTTTTCCGGCGAACCATAATGTGGGTCTTGAGAAACTTATAGCTCGAGACCAAGCAAGACATGCCCGAATCTTACAAGGAGTTTCCGGTGGCATTGTTGATTTCTCTGTTACTGGAAACTCCGATCCCAATCTAGCTGG gcTTTACCTAACAAAAGTTAAACTGGGCTCTCCACCAAGAGAATTCAACGTACAAATTGATACTGGAAGTGATGTTTTGTGGGTTAATTGTAACTCTTGCAGTGACTGCCCTAGTTCAACCCAATTGGGT ATCGAGCTTAACCTCTTTAATCCTGCCAATTCATACACTTCTTCATTGATTTCTTGTTCGGATACATTATGTTCTTCAATGGTTCATACAACCGCAGCTCAATGCTTTACTGAGAGTAATCAATGTGGGTATTCTTTTCGCTATGGAGATGGAAGTGGAACATCAGGCTTCTATTTACAAGATTTGCTCTATTTCGATACAATTATGGGAACTTCTTTGATGGAAAACTCATCTGCTCCAATTATTTTCGG GTGTAGCACATCTGTTTCGGGGGATTTAACTAAGGAAGATCGAGCTATTGATGGGATTTTTGGATTTGGTCAACAGGATCTATCTGTCATGACACAATTATCATCTCGAGGGATTACTCCTAGAATTTTCTCTCATTGTTTGAGAGGAGAAGGTGATGGTGGTGGCATTCTAGTTCTCGGTGAAATTCTTGACTCAAGGATTGTGTATACTCCTCTCGTGCCATCACA gCCTCACTATAATTTGTATCTCGAAAGCATAAGCATCAATGGTCAACCATTACCCATCGATCAAGCTGTCTTTGAGACATCATATGATCGAGGAACCATTGTAGATTCTGGAACAACATTGTCATATCTTGTGGCAGAGGCGTATGATCTCTTTATAAGTGCA GTAAACGATGTAATTTCACAATATGCTACGCTGGTTATCTCGAAAGGAAACCAGTGTTATAAATTATCGGACAG TGGAATTGACATGTTTCCTCGAGTTGCTTTCAACTTTGCTGGTGGTGTGTCCATGGTTTTGACGCCAAAAGACTACCTTCTGAATTACGGTCCCATT GATGGCGTTCCATCGATGTGTATTGGGTTTCAGAAGGCTCAGGGTCAAGATATAACGATTTTAGGAG ATCTTGTGTTGAAAGATAAGATCATTGTCTATGATTTGGCTAGACAGCAACTTGGTTGGGCCGATTATGACT GCTCTATGTCGGTTAATGTCTCGATAACTTCTGGGAAAGATGAATTCGTTAGTGCCGGGGAGCTGACTGTAAACGCTTCTTCGCCAGGAAAGATCAAAACTTGGATCATTTCTTTCATCATGCAAGCTATACTCATATTTGCTTCTACTGTTAAATAA
- the LOC124920169 gene encoding protein CHUP1, chloroplastic, with amino-acid sequence MAKWDFGQSSREKTAILKLGIPLAVSIGAFIYAKIHCCEKKTVLDATHQETPAESGEENGKGDIQIRFLQYCNVKEKETALMDMKHSLLSQMAKVEFLNREVLYMEAEAQRLEQVLSKYLKKLEEVESLQTENGFLHMKIAKISTKHNRCSVIVREQKLLVEAGKTEISRNQVELQEKENIIRTLEEEIREFKIVIENCSEVDDEGRMVLSMEDYNKLQMESAEEAKEVVRLRWANACLRHQLSRKKDEQTTNRDEMGISHDSKKKKIVHRFKKWGEKMRVI; translated from the exons ATGGCGAAATGGGATTTTGGTCAGAGCTCAAGAGAGAAGACGGCAATTCTTAAGCTTGGGATTCCATTAGCCGTCTCTATTGGAGCCTTCATTTACGCAAAGATACACTGTTGCGAAAAAAAAACAGTCTTGGATGCTACCCACCAAGAAACTCCGGCGGAATCAGGCGAAGAGAATGGGAAAGGAGATATTCAGATAAGATTTCTTCAATACTGCAACGTGAAGGAAAAGGAAACAGCACTTATGGATATGAAACATTCCttgttatcacagatggctaAAGTTGAGTTCTTGAACAGAGAAGTCTTGTATATGGAGGCTGAAGCTCAAAGATTGGAACAAGTATTGTCTAAATACTTGAAAAAATTAGAAGAGGTTGAATCTTTGCAAACTGAAAATGGGTTTCTTCATATGAAGATCGCGAAGATTTCAACAAAACATAATAGATGTTCTGTTATTGTTCGAGAGCAGAAGCTGCTGGTTGAAGCTGGAAAAACAGAGATTTCAAGAAATCAGGTTGAGTTACAAGAGAAGGAAAACATCATCAGAACACTAGAGGAAGAGATTAGAGAGTTCAAGATAGTAATCGAGAATTGTTCAGAG gttgatgatgaaggaaggatGGTATTATCAATGGAGGATTACAATAAGTTACAGATGGAATCTGCAGAGGAAGCCAAAGAAGTGGTAAGGTTGAGATGGGCCAACGCTTGTTTAAGGCACCAGTTGAGCAGGAAGAAGGATGAACAGACGACGAACCGCGATGAAATGGGGATTTCTCATGATTCcaaaaagaagaagattgtTCATAGATTCAAGAAGTGGGGTGAGAAGATGAGAGTGATTTAA
- the LOC124920173 gene encoding GDSL esterase/lipase At5g03820-like: MKFTGSLPLNYCILICMGFLLVHGDPIVPMICIFGDSVVDAGNNNYLNTLIKSNFPPYGRDLVDKKPTGRFCNGKLATDYTVEYMGFNSYPPPYLSQEAQGQRLLTGVNFASGGCGYYDRTSQFYHAISLPQQLVNYMDYQDKVKKMVGEDKANAIFSGGIHLLSAGSSDFLQNYYVNPLIYRSYSPDQFSDVLMQSYSVFIQSLYKLGARRIGVTGLPPTGCLPAAITMFGAGSNQCVARLNQDAVSFNSKLNNTSQALLNTLPGLKLVVFNIYQPLLDLISKPNENGFFESRRACCGTGTVETSLLCNERSIGTCSNATGYVFWDGFHPSENANKVLADNLLAQGISLIA, from the exons ATGAAGTTTACAGGAAGCCTCCCTTTGAACTACTGCATTCTAATTTGTATGGGATTCTTACTGGTTCATGGGGATCCTATTGTTCCTATGATCTGCATATTTGGTGATTCTGTAGTTGATGCAGGGAACAACAACTACCTTAATACATTGATCAAATCAAACTTCCCTCCCTATGGAAGAGACTTGGTCGATAAGAAACCCACTGGGAGGTTCTGCAATGGAAAGCTAGCAACAGActacactg TTGAGTACATGGGATTCAACTCTTATCCTCCACCTTACCTAAGTCAAGAAGCTCAAGGACAGAGACTCCTCACAGGCGTCAACTTCGCCTCAGGCGGTTGTGGATACTATGACAGAACATCTCAGTTCTAT CATGCAATTTCACTGCCTCAGCAGCTTGTAAACTACATGGACTACCAAGACAAAGTCAAAAAAATGGTTGGGGAAGATAAAGCAAATGCTATTTTCTCAGGAGGAATTCATCTCTTGAGTGCAGGAAGCAGTGATTTCCTTCAAAACTACTATGTCAACCCACTAATCTATAGATCTTACTCACCTGATCAATTCTCCGACGTTCTCATGCAGTCCTACTCCGTCTTTATTCAG AGTCTGTACAAGCTAGGAGCAAGAAGGATTGGAGTAACAGGCCTACCACCAACAGGATGCTTGCCAGCAGCTATCACCATGTTTGGTGCAGGAAGTAACCAATGTGTTGCGAGGTTGAACCAGGATGCTGTTTCCTTCAATAGTAAACTCAATAATACGTCCCAAGCTCTTCTGAATACGCTCCCCGGACTCAAACTCGTTGTGTTCAATATCTATCAACCTCTTCTAGACCTGATCTCAAAGCCTAATGAGAATG GGTTCTTTGAGTCGAGGAGGGCTTGCTGTGGAACTGGTACCGTTGAAACATCGCTTCTTTGTAATGAAAGGTCCATAGGGACATGCTCTAATGCAACTGGATATGTGTTCTGGGATGGATTTCACCCCTCTGAAAATGCAAATAAAGTTTTGGCAGACAATCTTCTAGCACAAGGGATTTCTCTTATCGCTTAG